From one Solanum stenotomum isolate F172 chromosome 12, ASM1918654v1, whole genome shotgun sequence genomic stretch:
- the LOC125847151 gene encoding uncharacterized protein LOC125847151, with amino-acid sequence MGLYVGKFLCLKARKMVLKKIMGDHVAEFSRIYDYRDMLLESNTGSTCVVKVTNSLKKRFIEGCRKCIGLDGCFFKGISKGQLLDAIAKDGNNQMFPIAWAVVGTESRETWTWFLRILKSDSDINDEGEGLTIISDMQKGLYLAVQELLPECEQRMCARHILANWSKNWKGVEERKRFWACARSTFEAELRKNLDKLAQIGRDIYNDLANFNPNRWSKAQFRTSSKCDSVDNNMAGSFNAWVLGTRHKTIISMLEEIRKKVMNRFTKVITFVNSWTHDISPMAMLVLNTNVKKSMRVEISWNGDIGYEMKDKVGD; translated from the exons ATGGGATTGTATGTTGGTAAGTTCCTGTGTTTGAAGGCCAGAAAAATGGTGTTGAAAAAGATAATGGGTGATCATGTTGCTGAGTTTAGTAGAATCTATGACTACAGAGATATGCTTCTTGAATCAAATACAGGAAGCACTTGTGTGGTGAAAGTGACAAATT CTTTGAAAAAAAGATTCATTGAGGGTTGTAGAAAGTGCATTGGGTTAGATGGTTGCTTTTTTAAGGGAATATCTAAAGGCCAACTACTTGATGCTATTGCAAAGGATGGGAATAATCAGATGTTCCCAATAGCATGGGCTGTTGTTGGAACTGAAAGTAGAGAAACTTGGACTTGGTTTTTGAGAATCTTGAAATCTGATTCGGACATTAATGATGAAGGAGAAGGATTGACTATCATAAGTGATATGCAAAAG GGATTATATTTAGCTGTTCAGGAGTTGCTTCCAGAATGTGAACAAAGAATGTGTGCAAGACATATACTTGCAAACTGGTCAAAAAACTGGAAAGGTGTTGAGGAAAGAAAGAGATTTTGGGCTTGTGCTAGATCAACATTTGAAGCTGAACTCAGGAAGAACTTGGATAAATTAGCACAAATAGGCAGAGATATTTATAATGACTTGGCAAACTTCAATCCTAATAGATGGTCCAAAGCACAGTTTAGGACATCCTCAAAATGTGACAGTGTGGATAACAATATGGCTGGAAGTTTTAATGCTTGGGTGTTGGGTACTAGGCACAAGACTATCATCAGTATGCTTGAAGAAATAAGGAAAAAGGTAATGAATAGATTCACTAAAGTGATAACATTTGTAAATAGTTGGACTCATGACATTTCTCCAATGGCAATGTTGGTGCTAAATACAAATGTGAAGAAGTCAATGAGGGTGGAAATTAGTTGGAATGGTGACATTGGGTATGAAATGAAAGATA AAGTTGGGGATTGA